One window of Carassius auratus strain Wakin chromosome 17, ASM336829v1, whole genome shotgun sequence genomic DNA carries:
- the slirp gene encoding SRA stem-loop-interacting RNA-binding protein, mitochondrial: MAATAASKKVFEVFVSKVPWTVATREMKEYFGQFGQVKKCLLPFDKETGFHRGFCWIGFTTEEGLQNAIQKDPHIIEGAKLQVQKNRKPFYGRKSNKEAEDI, encoded by the exons ATGGCGGCGACAGCAGCAAGCAAGAAGGTGTTTGAAGTGTTTGTGTCAAAAGTACCATGGACCGTCGCAACGA GGGAAATGAAAGAATATTTTGGGCAGTTTGGCCAGGTGAAGAAATGTCTACTGCCATTT GATAAAGAGACTGGTTTTCATAGGGGCTTTTGCTGGATAGGGTTCACTACAGAGGAAGGACTGCAGAATGCAATACAAAAGGATCCTCACATCATTGAAGGTGCAAAG CTTCAGGTCCAAAAAAACAGAAAGCCGTTTTATGGAAGAAAATCAAACAAAGAAGCAGAAGACATCTGA